The sequence below is a genomic window from Mytilus edulis chromosome 2, xbMytEdul2.2, whole genome shotgun sequence.
atttttaattgaaaatggTTCCAGGCGGTTTGAACCAAATAAACGAAGAAATTCAGATTTAATCCCTAAACGAAATTTTCAAACACATCATTACTGAAATAATATTGCAATTGGGAGCATTCGGAAACATTCATTAATTAGATGTTTGAATCAATGAATATTAATGTGAATAACATACGTTTTTATAGAACAATTACATTCCTATACACTCTATTTTGTTAGTAATCAAGTCATGCAATTTAATCAAGAACTCAAAACTAAAATAACCCTTTTTATGACCAAGAAGAGACCATGTCCATCACAAATAAATGTTTAGCATTTACAGAACGTATCATTTGAAACCAGCATCATCGCTACGTTAACACCACAACCATTTTGCTGATACAAGAATACGTTTAGAAATTAAAGAACTGATAAGGACAACTCAACCTAATTCAGTAACTTAATTGATATAGATTTAGAAATGACGCCGAAGAATGCACatgttttgttgtatatttttatgtttgtagTGGTTCATGCAACATGCAAGATTTTACCCGACATTGCAAGTCTATACAAGAACATCACAAATTGTTATCAAAAGGAGGTATTTCCGACGTGGAATCAAACACAGCCACTGGATATATATTTTACTCTTGCTCCATTGGTTCTTAACTCATTTTATGCAACTGAGGAAACGATTTCTCTGACAACGGCAATATATTTTATGTGGGATGATTTGAGGTTAACATGGGAGCCTTTCCTTTATGGAAATAAGGAAAGTATAACAATAACTACGAACGATATATGGCTACCATACATACACATGGAAAATAGTGTAGACGAATTAAAAGCAATTGGTCATGACGCTCAGTTCTATGCCCATATTACCCACAATGGAAGGGTTAAATGGACACCCGGTGGAATACTGAGAGCAAAATGTCCATCAGACATTCGTAGATTTCCCTTTGACACGCAAacatgtcaatttatttttgccATGTGGGGTGTTGAAGTTAATGATGTAAGGTATATTCCGGTTACAGATGAGGCTATAATGACTTATTTCACCAAAAATTCTGACTGGACTGTAACGGCAAATCGTCAGTTTGTACGTTACAAAAACATAACAGTCGAGTTTATCTTTGaactttcaatcaaaagacaacCCTTGTATAATGTCGTAGTCGTGATTCTTCCAACATTTGTGTTTGCGCTAATGAATCCACTCGTTTTCCTTCTGCCGGTGGAATCTGGTGAGCGTGTATCCCTTGGAATGACAATTTTATTATCTTATGAAATATTTCTGACACTTGTTTCTAATTCGGTACCAGCGTCGTCAAATCCAATATGCTTACTTTTGTTAATATTGGTAATAGTAATGATGATCAGCGGAGGAATTGTTATATGCGTTATCTGCAGCATCAACAACTATTACATTGAAGACGTTAATGATATAAATGTATGTGTAGAATATTTAGCTGTTTGTTTTCGTCAGAAGAAATGTATCCAACTATCGGCTGAGGATAAACCAGATGAAAGTGAAAGTGCCAACCTATCAGTGAAAGATTTAGTCCAAACAATTGACATAATGTTCCTCGTTATTTCGTATATTCTTTTTGCTGTTGCATTATCtacatactttatatatatttgttccacACGAAACGAGTAAGTAAGGTTTAAAATATAAATCTGCATTATATTAGTATCAGCTAGTCACTCTACTGACATTTGttcatttaaagttatttttactttttaaaatataaatcatgaATGCCCAGTTTttacatatttgtctttttaGTTATAAAGAAAGGCTAAGGAAGAGAACTTCATTGGACAATTCTTAAAAAATTGAGACTTTCCCCAACTATGCAATTCTTTTACTATTGCATTcggttttttgggtttttttttcattgacgAAAAGTGCATATAATGGTTATAAGCTTTTATTCATTTCTTTTCAATCGTATATATAAGCTTAAAGATCTAATTGTATCGCTACACTAAGTTGTTATCAATTGTTATCATTATTATAAAGACAATAATTCAATCTCTTATCAGAGACAAAATAGAAATGGTTAGCTAAAAAGAATTTTAGatgcacagttttttttttttttttttttaaagttgtatcAAATACATTAATGAATAATTAACTTTGTCTGTGTTAAAATGGAATTGCGTTCATCTTCCTACTGCATATTGCTTGACATCAGAATTATAAGTACGTGTAGTGTTATTGCAAGTCTTCGGTTGCATTCGTTTAAAATGCTAGTATATTGTATCAAATAAAGAGAAATTAAACAACGGTATGCGTCAAGGGGTTGTGTATCACcttgtttaatttttatacaaatgaCTGGACATTGCAAAATTTgattgttattaaaataaaacacctataaatagaatgaaattcaaaacagtgtggctgtggccattgattgacacattaaattcatccattgactgggaaaatttacgtgaacgtttgtctgtaacgaccactgttaacgacgtacctacgatagacatttaaactgtggggtcaccaaaggtttcttaacgcctttaattataaactaattcgaaaaattaatcaggaataacctttatgtttcgatttatataattggtataaaacaaacatcgtgttatttctgattaatttttcgaattactttattaaggtgtggAGAACCTTTGGTGaaccatagtttaagtgtctttaaaaagtacatagtgagcggTGGTcattacatacaaacgttcacctaaattgtcccagtcaatggatgaatttaatgtgtcaatcaatggccacagccacactgttttgaatttcattctaaatgaTATTAAGTTTAGTCTATATAGAATCGACCACACTACTCCATTGCAAATTAATAATGGCATAGGTCACGTGATATATGACTTCCCTCTTCATGCATGAGGCACCATAAGGTGCACGTGAAAAATAGTCTTGTGTGTATAAAACCAATTTATTTAGGTGAACCTAGATAAATAACCCTTATGCTAATGATGTTTGTACATTGTGTAACGAGTCCGTTAGTTCCTGGGTTGAggattttgttatttatttgtgaAGAATTTGcttatgaaaatgatattttatctAAAGTCAAAAAAtctacagcccgtaacagagaagtgatcgaattgatgtttctttaccgtcaaaattagctacgttatcgacaaacttaattgagtagtgaccgaattattggtactttaacgttaaaaagatagacaatgctgacaaactttcatgtgtcgataatcaagtttaataccgatgatattgaaaataattctaataatatgaaacaaaatatgtccatgcaccatttcgattgggcgaaaagtagtcatttcttctaagtcagaacagaaaaaaagatttatggaagacgtcttgatagtattatttccttcacaattttacccaaaactaaaagaaatatactggtaaacaattaaaaaggtgtttgataggaatgaagtcctttattttttcggactacaatgtgtaccgtatgtgtgatggatttgaattcaatcaataactttgaaatgttttctcatatgtatacacaaaagggaggactggtatttgtacttctgttagaatatatcttcgtccgtttcacatgccaaacttttttctagtacagtttaaacgggaaaattttgttgagaatttttttaatatgacaaaataacgttcaaaactatttcttgcaatggcacacacagagaatatttttttttagtaaaattcaGTAAAAAGAAATTTCTCCAAAATATACCATGGCCAGGACCTGACAGTTTTTAGCAGTGTACAAATGAAAATCGTCCGGAAAACTACGCTTGCTGTCATTTTGAGGGATCATGCAATATTTCACCTATTACCCATAAACAACATAGGTtctcaattactaaaaaaaagttctaaaagataatttcaaatcagaGTAAACATATTAACTTCCTTATATCCAGTCGAATTTGTCTATAGGTTACACAAAGCTGGTTCTTAAAACGTTTGTATCagagaaaacattttaaaacatgtagGGGAAATGGATTTCCTCACCATTCACATATAATATTCCgtatttctgtttttttgttcGATAACGTAAATTATACGACTTTTTTTTATGACTACGTGAACTTGTGCCATTGATTTTTGCTGGTCTTTAGGAAGACATTTACAATTGTGCAGTTAACGGAGGCACTTATACATTAAAGTATTAGCAAATGTTCTACTAGCGTTAAGATTGAATGCTTAAGGTCTTACTACATATGAATGTCTGTTGTGTATCTATATGGTCTAAATGTAATTAAAATGCGATTAATGTATTATTTATGCTTTCAGAATTATGATGGATATCTATATAAATGAAGAATTAGTGTTAGTAATGTGTTTGTCGTAAATGAAGTTATGCTGAAATGAAGTTATGCGAAAGTCAACGTTTAGTTTGTAAAGTAGctttaaaatatttaagattATGATATAATGAGGTATATCTAGATTTTTAACATTTGTTCACActgttaatattttaatattctatCCTTTTAGACAGAAGATTTTGTGGCATGTATATGTAAGGACAATTTGAGtcttaaataaagaatttatctaATCTTTTAGACTAATATTTATTCTAACGTTTACCATAACATTCAAAAGATTGTAATTTTTAGTCTGGGCTACTACCACATTGCCATAATTACAACTCTCCACTCAAAACCATATGACGTAGAAGATTGTAACATTGGAATATTTTGCCAGATATAATGACGAATTTAAGTACGGAATAACTTACTATCGGGATGAATATTGTTACAAAAAAAGAGATCTCATCATTTCCAAAGAAAAGGTGAAATTGAGATGCTATCATAGAAGTGTTCTATTTATCATCGAAACTATAAATATAGCAGAGAAATGTGATAAATAAAAAgccagcaaaaaaaaaaataattaaataaataaaacaacaactaAATACCGAACAAAAcgaatgtattttattttaatttccttCAGTCGACGCCACTGTTGATGTCACCGAGGAGCTGAAAGATGAAAAAGAACTTATATATACCAATACcaaatctttattaaaaacaTCTTAAGCACCTTATACTGCAATTTCCtgaatctttttattatatattcatgaaaatcattaaaaaatttaaacttcTGACCGGTAAAAAtggttaaattttaatatttggtgttttttttcaacaatatttgAGTTGATAAGTATGATAAGTACACATTAAGTTAATTTCTGTTTGGAAGTATTTACTTACATTGTGATAGAAGAAAGATTATTAACATTTAATGTTttactatataaaacatattgcAAGGTTTCAAAGAAGGCAAAAAAATACTCTAGTTAAGATTTGTTCCAAAAGGACGAATTTTTCTACATGTCTAATGATAAACTAGTACTAGTAAGATTGAATTTCTTAACCTAAGCATACGGGCCCAGGCATAGAATCTAGTACGCTAGAAGTGCATTTTGCCTATATAAGACACCAGTACCGCTTTAATCAAGCATCTCACCGTTATCAGACATATGGTcgtttattcttttttcttttaaaataaaaaaaaaaaaataataaaagaatgtaGAGTTCTGGTAAATCTTTATTTTGactaatataatttcattttgaaatttacttGGTCATTTCAAGACAAAATTTTATGTGTACTGATTGGCCGTGAAATCTTATACAATCAACCAATTAGGTGTATTACAGTTCTTcttattcattttaataaaatagttCCAGCAATTAAACCGTGCCCAgtttcttaaaagagggacgaaagataccaaagagacagtcaaactcataaatctaaaacaaactgacaacgccatgcctaaAAATGATTAAATCTGACGAAAAATATGGTTAATTGGAAACAACcatggtaaatatatatagtatgACTTACGGACTTTCACaaataaaatttgtcaatttttgacATTCATAATCCACCCAGTGAAAACTTGTGAGACTGAATAGTGCTAAACAATCTTCTTCGTGCCCTTGAAAACTATTTGGTTCACCAGGATACCAGTCGGTATACGTAAGTCTTTTCTGACTAGTTTCCCAAACCCAGACGCCTTCTGTTTGTTCATCATGAGCTCCTAACCAAAAGAATTCCTGAAGTAGAAACACGTGTGATCAGTACATGTAGTAAACTAAAATTCAATATGACTGGAATTCAAACAATAGTTTGAGTGAAATGTGAACTAAAACTATACCTGCTTAGTGGTGGAGAAGTGAATAttctataataataattaatttatttCATCAAAGTGTCggacaataataataataaaacccATACACAGCTTGAATAGGCATATGAGACACTATATTATCATTTGTATGTACAActacataaattatttataaaaaactaaaatacaaattGGGAAACCaagtaaaatgtcaaaatgttttatattatcaaaattgttaacataaaagaaaacataaacaaataaactttaaaaaaaaaaaccgacacaATTGAGTATGAAGAAAAAAGAGTTTATATGAAAagtttgagaataaaaaaaaaatgcatcttttttttttagatagcctctaaattaaaatacaatatggataaaaaaaaatcataaaaataaaataaaatgcaacttttaCTTATACGGAAGTATACAATCAAGAGTGCAAATTGATTTTCAATGCGCGGCGTCTTCTCGTCATATAA
It includes:
- the LOC139512498 gene encoding perlucin-like, whose translation is MEKLGLAIGLVLTLGLIDSINAACPQGWTNMGGSCYIFNDEKMTWHDAMEWCKSKGGYLAELNDKQESDQLEKVAAGWHVRNITQFEFFWLGAHDEQTEGVWVWETSQKRLTYTDWYPGEPNSFQGHEEDCLALFSLTSFHWVDYECQKLTNFICESPSSVTSTVASTEGN